The Vicinamibacteria bacterium genome includes the window GCGCCATCATCCGCCGTCAAGCGCAAGACATACGTCCCCGCCTCGGAGAAGCTCGCGGTCGTATCGACGGCGCTCGAATCGGAAAAGCTCACCGTCCCCGGTCCGCTGAGCTCACTCCAGCTCGTCGTCACCGAGCCGGGCGGGTCGGGCAGGCCGTCATCCGTAACCGTTCCATCCAGCGATGCCGTGGCAGGCAGCGTGATCGTCTGCGGCAAACCGGCATCCACGGTTGGCGGCGTGTTCCCTGGAGGTCCCCCTTCCGCATACTCGACGATGAGCAGCGGCGCGGCACTTGGCACTCCATCGAAAGACTCCGCCCCGCGCTCGCCATTTCCGGTAATGATGATCACCAGCGAGTTGCCGGCCGCCCAGGACGGCCGGTTCACGATCTCCTGAATGACCGAGGCGATATCCGGTGTTTGCTGATCCGGTCCGGCCTGTCCGACTGTTGGCCACGGTGCAGGAATCCAGGGTACCGACGCCGACGTTCGTGCTCTCGAGGAGATGTTCCCTGAGACATTCGCGAACGTCGATGCATGATCGATATCTTCGCCCTGTATCGCGAGAGAAGTCGCTCCGACGCTTACCTCATCCACCTGGAACTGAATGGTGGCGTGAACGATCCAGGCACCTCGAGGAATCCCAACCCCGTTGAAACGCATCCCCACGGTCTGATTGCCGCTGTCGTAGACGAGCTCGAGGTCACTACTGTCCATTCTCATTCCGCCTGAATCGCGCTCTTCCGCGTCGTCACTGCTGCTGCCAACCCGAATGGCCACCGTGACGGGATCGGAGAAGTCGAGCGTCGTGACGGTTAACGTGTCGCTTCTCTGAGATTCCAGTCCGGCGTCGTCCACTGCAGAGACCTCGAAGTCGTAGGGAGTCCCGGGAGTCAGGCCGACGGCGGTGTGTTGGGCGCTCGATTCGCTGGCAACGAGGACGTTGTCCCGGTAGATCCGATAAAACGAAACTCCGACGTTATCAGTGGAGGGATCCCAGACGAGATCGATGGTCGTACCCGTCTGGTCCGGCGAGCTCAAATTCTGAGGTTTGCTGGGGGGAATGGTGTCCGGGGGCGCGACCGTCGTGAATGACGAGGTCGCGGAGAAGCTACCCACACCGAAAGCATTATTGCCGCGCACGTGCCAGTAATATTGAGTCTCGTGGGCCAATGCGGATGCAGGCAGGGTCATGCTGCTCGACGCCGTATTGGCCGAATGGACGACCGACGTAAAGCTCGAATCAGCAGCAACTTCGACGTCGAAATCGTCAGCCGTTCCCGCCCATTGGAGCGTCGCCCCGACGGGCACGGAGGTGGCTCCGTTGGGGGGAGCGACGAGAATCGGAGGCTCCGGTGGGCTAGCCGCGGCCTCGGTCGTGAAGCTCCACGTCGCCGAGAAATCGCTGGTGCCGTTGGCATCCGAAGCATCGACGCGCCAGAAATAGGTAGCCAAATGCTCCAATGTGCCCTGAGTGACCGTGTATTGCGTCACCGACACCGAGGCGACATCGACGGGACTCACGAACCCCGCGTCGGTGGCGATCTGCACCGTGAATTGCGTGCCCTCCCCGCTCCACTGAAGAGTCGGTGTGAGACCCACGTTGGACGCTCCATCCAACGGAAGAAGCAGGATGGGCGGATCGGGCGGTGGGCCATTGCCGCTCTCGAGCTCGAACGCTCCGATATCCGGCGCGGCACCGGAATAAGCACTGGCGGGAAGGTCCAGCACCGTCATTCCCTGCCAGACGTAACTGGCGGTTCCCGAGTCGATGGCCGGACTCCCGGGTAGGAGCGCCAGGTTGGAGTCGAGCACAGGATCGACGAAGAGACTGCTACCCTCATCCACGTTCGATCCGCTGTTGTCGGTACCGTTGTTGAAGAAAAGGTTGAATGCCAGCGACGAATTGCCATCCACGTTCTTGACCGCAATCACCGGGTAATCGACGAAGATGTTGTTCACCACGACGGTGTTGTCCCCCCCGGTAATTCCGTAGCGGTTGTTGCGAAACGTATTGTTGAAGATGTTGATCCGCTCGGGGATGCTCGCGGCGCGAAAATCCTCGCTCGTGTTCGAGCCGTCCATCATTCCGATGCCGACGTCGTTGCTGTTGTAGATGGTGTTGTTCCTGATCTCGATGAATCGATCGGTCAGAACGTCGTAATGAATCAACTGAATGCCGTCTTCTCCGTTGTCGTGGATCACGTTCCGCTCGATGATGATATTCAGGGTCGGCCCGTTGTAGCTCTGCATGCGGATCTCGATTCCGTCATCGCCGTTGTTCCTGATGATGTTGTCGGCGATGACGATGTCGACGTCGTTGTCGAGGTCGATGCCGTCGTCGCCGTTCTGCTCGAAGATGTTGAACTGAGCCAGGCCTCCGCTTCCGTCCTCGTAATCCACTCCATCACTGGTGTCTCGAATCACATTGTTGAGGAGGTTGAACTTCGCATTTGGCGATATTCCGTCGCCGGCATTCTGGATCGTCAGCCCCTGGATCGTGGGTCGATCCCCGGCGCTCGAAGGTATCGTGATGACGAAGGACCCATTGCCCCCGTCGAGGATGGTGCTGGTGATGAAGCTCGGGTCACCAGTGGTGATGAAATGAGAGCCCAGGGTGATGGCTTTGCTGATCGTGAGCGATCCGACATAGGTACCCGGAGCGACCAGAATCGTGTCCCCGGAAGTAGCGGCGTCATGTGCCGCTTGAATGGACGGGAAGTCGCCGGGAACATTGAGAGTGTCGCCGAGAACCAACGAGACCGGGGCTGCCGTCAGCGTGACGGCGAGGGTCGCAACGATGACGGAGCGGCGCGGGAAATTCGGTCGCCCTAAGACGAACCTCTCTTTCAGTGGGCTCCCAGCGGCCGGTTGGGAGGGCTGCATGTATTCCCTCCTCGTGGGAAGCGGGACTCATGTCCGGCTCCGCGAGATCATAGAAGACAAAGACGGAGTTTTTCAAGATGCAATAGCTTCTCTTCAGGAGGCGTGCCTCGACTCCTCAACCAACATCGTCCGAGCCGGGCATCTCATTCGGTGGTAGGTTTCCATCACCCTGCTAATGAAGAAACCCGTGTCAGGAAAGGAAGAACAGAATGAGCGACGCGTGGACCTACGCCCAAACCGACGGCGACGACGAGCTGGCGAAACTGCACTTTTTCTCGATGAAGAAACGGCAGCCGGCCGGAGACGTCGAGTTTACGATTACGGTGCGGGAATACGTGCAGAATCCAGAAGACCAATCCATGCGATTCTTCGCCCAGGCCGACAAGGAAACCAACCAGAAGGCCGCCCCGTTCCGCCCGAGCGGCTGGGGCGGCACCTTGCTCAAGGCGCTTTCGGAATGCGTTCGGGAAATCCACCGATTTCCGTACGAGCCGCCTGAGGCAGGCTAGAGAGAAGGATCCCTATTCAAGATGATGGTCACGACAATTTCTGACAACTTGTTACCTTCCGATACTTCCGAAAACTGTGGTCGAGATTGTAAAAGATTGGGAACATAGCTACACGAGGGGGGAAGCTCGCTTGGACGACCCCCACACTCGAAGGAGGAAAGATATGAAAAGAACTGGCGCCACCCTCACGCTGCTGAGCTCGTGTCTGCTCATCGCGGCGACACCGCTCCTGGCACAGAAGAAGGGCGGCGGCAACGAGACGGGTCCGTATGAAGTCGTTCCCGGCTGGCCGCAGAACCCTTGCGGTGAGGGATACCAAATCGGCTCCTCAGCGGGAATCTTTGCAGAGAGCCCCGACCGAGTCTTCATCTTCGCCCGGGGTTGCCTGCCCGAGGTGACGGATGGCTCTTATGGCGAGTACCAGAGCCTGGTTCCCCGTCGCAATGCGTCCGGTTATGACCTCTCCCGCGACGACGCGGAGCGCCACCCCAAGTGGACTCATGTGCTCTACATCGTGAATCGCGAGGGCAAGCTCGTCGAGAACTGGGATCAGCACAATTCCATGTTCGTCCGACCGCATCGGGTCAAGGTCAACCCCTACGATCCCGAGCGCCACGTTTGGGTGGTCGACGACGGCGCCCACCAGGTCACGAAGTTCACGAAAGACGGAAAAAAGGTCGTCATGCAGCTCGGAAAGTTTCGTGAGCCGGGAAACGACGAAACCCACTTTGGCCGGCCGACCGACGTCGCCTGGCTGCCGGACGGCACGTTCTTCATCAGTGATGGCTACACCAACACCCGGGTCGTGAAGTTCGACAAGGACGGAAAGTTCCTCATGACGTGGGGAGAAAAAGGAAACGCGCCCAACGAGACGCGACCCGGCTACATGAACACGGTGCACGGCATCGCGATCGATGACAACCGGCGCGTCTACGTCGCCGACCGAGCGAACTCCCGCATCCAGGTGTTCGACGAGAACGGCAAGTTTCTCGACGAGTGGCGAGACATCAAGCGCCCCTACTACATCTACATGTCGGAAGATCAGCACCTGTGGATTAGCGACGGTATCACCCAGAAGTTCCTCAAGTTCAACCTCGACGGCCAACTTCTCTACGATTGGGGGACGTTCGGCGCCTTCCCCGGTGGCAACTGGGGCGTGCATCAGTTCAGCGCCGACAGCGAAGGGAATCTTTACACGGCGGACGTGCACGTGGGTCGCGTGCAGAAGTACCGGCCGAAGCCGGGTGCCAATCCCGCGCACCTGGTCGGTAGGTGGCGCAAGCTCAGCGGCGAGCCAACCTCTCCGTGAGCTAGGCCGAAGAGATCGAGGGGCCGCGGACGCGATCGGCGCCGCGGCTCCTCAGGACCCTCCCGCGGGCGCGCCGACGGCACGAGCACGACGCTGTTTGGCGAGCGCTGCGGCCGCTTCGAGCATCACCCAGATCGTCGCCAAGATGATCAAGATGTCGACCGCGACCAGGAAATAGTTGCCCCGCAGATACAAGTCCCAGAGCTGATAGAGCGCGGAAAGAAACGCCATCGACGTGACGAAGATCATCGGAACCAACGTGTAGCGCGAGCGACGTCCCAGCTTCACGAGAATGACGCTGATCACGAGGAGCGTCAGACCGGCCAGGATCTGGTTCGTGGTGCCGAACAGCGGCCACAGGATCATCCCCCCCGTTCCCTCGGCCCCGCCGGCGCCGAAAGCAAGCGCGAGACAGCTCGTGACCGCGACCACCGTCGCCACGTAGCCGTTCCGGAGGGGTCCGATGTCGAATATCGTTCCCCACTCCTGGACGATATAGCGTTGGAGGCGCACGCCGGCGTCCATGGTCGTCCCGGCGAACAGAACCGCCATGACGGTGAGAAGCGTCGCCGCGAACGGCCGCGGGAGCCCGGTGCCATTGCTCACGATGAGAGAACCACCGGTGACGAAAGCGTCGATGCCTCCGTTTCCGAATTCGTGATAGACGCTGTGCCAATCCTCCGCGGAGACGAATCCCGCAGTCGCGGCGATGATGGCCATGAGAGCGAGCGCCCCCTCACCCGAGGACCCAAGGTAGCCGACGAAGCGCGCATCCGTCTCGTTGTTGAGCTGCTTGGACGTGGTGCCTGAGCCCACGAGCCCGTGAAAACCTGACACGGCTCCACAGGCGATGGTGACGAACAAGAGAGGCGCGATCGGTGGTGTTCCCGCGGGGGTTTCGAAGTTGAAGGCAGGCGCCACGATTGCGGGGCGTGCCACGAGGACCGCGCCATAGAGCAACCCGAGTCCGATGAAGAGCTGGATTCCATTGATATAGTCCCGCGGCTGCAAGAGAAGCCAAACCGGAAGCAGGGACGCGATCGCCGCATAGGCGAAGAGAATGAGAATCCATTGCGGCTCCGGGCCGAAGCCGAGAAAGCTCTCTGGAAGGGTCACCGGCACGAGCTCGCCGACGTAGATCACCACATAGAGAATGACCGTCCCGACAACGGTGGGCCAGAGGATATTGACCCTGAGTCGATAGATGAGAATCCCGAGGACGAGCGCGACGGCGACAGCGCTCCACGCCGGGATCACGCTCGACGGTGTCGCCCGCAACGCGTCGGCGATGGCCACGGCAAAGACGGCGTTGACCATGAGGAGCAGCAGGAAGATGACGACCATGAAGAGATTGCGCGCGCGCTCTCCGACGACGTCGCCGGTCAGGGCCCCGATCGATCGTGCCCGATTGCGAACGCTCGCCCAGATGGCTCCGAAATCGTGAACGCCGGCGAAGAAGATCGTTCCCAGGACGACCCACAAGAACGCGGGCACCCAACCCCAGATGACGGCGATACCGGGTCCGATGATCGGAGCGGCCCCGGCCACCGCGGTGAAATGGTGCCCCCAGAGGACGATCCGGTGCGTGGGGACGTAGTCCAAACCGTCTTCCATCGCGCGCGAAGGAGTCTGGTAGTCGGGATCGAGCTGGTAGACTCGCTCGGCGATGAACCGGGAGTAGTAACGATAGCCTAGCCCGATTGCGGCAAGTCCGAGGACCGCTACCCAGGCGGCGCTCACGTGCTGGTTCCTTTTGTCGATCTCGTTTGCAATCTATCCCCCGATTCGGCGTCGTTCCACGCCGAGAATCGTCGCTTGCGGGTCATCCGCTTCCCGGCAAAGGTCGCCGGGCACAGATCATTCTGGACGGATCCGACCCCGCACCGAGTCAGACACGGTAAGAGTTTGTCTGCAAATGTCACGCGGACCTCGAGTATGGAACGTTCCGCCGTTCTCAGAAGCGGAACAGCTTGGTGAGCTTGAAAGCCAGGGTGCGAGTCGCCAGGAACGAATCGCCCGAGAGCTCGTTCCAGCCCTCGCTGTAGACGATGAAGAAGTCGCTTCCCGGCTCGTATTCCCAACGAAATCTCACGCTTCCGCTGAAGGAATCCGAGCTGGAGTTGAACTGCACGAGACTGCTCACGAACGTTCTCGGTGTGAACGCGTAGCTCACGCGTGCACTCACGAGCTTCGCGGTGAAGCTGCCTTCGACGAGGTCGACCCAGTTGAGGGCAACGCGGGGCTCGACGGCGAATTGGGAC containing:
- a CDS encoding peptidyl-alpha-hydroxyglycine alpha-amidating lyase family protein; the protein is MKRTGATLTLLSSCLLIAATPLLAQKKGGGNETGPYEVVPGWPQNPCGEGYQIGSSAGIFAESPDRVFIFARGCLPEVTDGSYGEYQSLVPRRNASGYDLSRDDAERHPKWTHVLYIVNREGKLVENWDQHNSMFVRPHRVKVNPYDPERHVWVVDDGAHQVTKFTKDGKKVVMQLGKFREPGNDETHFGRPTDVAWLPDGTFFISDGYTNTRVVKFDKDGKFLMTWGEKGNAPNETRPGYMNTVHGIAIDDNRRVYVADRANSRIQVFDENGKFLDEWRDIKRPYYIYMSEDQHLWISDGITQKFLKFNLDGQLLYDWGTFGAFPGGNWGVHQFSADSEGNLYTADVHVGRVQKYRPKPGANPAHLVGRWRKLSGEPTSP
- a CDS encoding right-handed parallel beta-helix repeat-containing protein, which translates into the protein MQPSQPAAGSPLKERFVLGRPNFPRRSVIVATLAVTLTAAPVSLVLGDTLNVPGDFPSIQAAHDAATSGDTILVAPGTYVGSLTISKAITLGSHFITTGDPSFITSTILDGGNGSFVITIPSSAGDRPTIQGLTIQNAGDGISPNAKFNLLNNVIRDTSDGVDYEDGSGGLAQFNIFEQNGDDGIDLDNDVDIVIADNIIRNNGDDGIEIRMQSYNGPTLNIIIERNVIHDNGEDGIQLIHYDVLTDRFIEIRNNTIYNSNDVGIGMMDGSNTSEDFRAASIPERINIFNNTFRNNRYGITGGDNTVVVNNIFVDYPVIAVKNVDGNSSLAFNLFFNNGTDNSGSNVDEGSSLFVDPVLDSNLALLPGSPAIDSGTASYVWQGMTVLDLPASAYSGAAPDIGAFELESGNGPPPDPPILLLPLDGASNVGLTPTLQWSGEGTQFTVQIATDAGFVSPVDVASVSVTQYTVTQGTLEHLATYFWRVDASDANGTSDFSATWSFTTEAAASPPEPPILVAPPNGATSVPVGATLQWAGTADDFDVEVAADSSFTSVVHSANTASSSMTLPASALAHETQYYWHVRGNNAFGVGSFSATSSFTTVAPPDTIPPSKPQNLSSPDQTGTTIDLVWDPSTDNVGVSFYRIYRDNVLVASESSAQHTAVGLTPGTPYDFEVSAVDDAGLESQRSDTLTVTTLDFSDPVTVAIRVGSSSDDAEERDSGGMRMDSSDLELVYDSGNQTVGMRFNGVGIPRGAWIVHATIQFQVDEVSVGATSLAIQGEDIDHASTFANVSGNISSRARTSASVPWIPAPWPTVGQAGPDQQTPDIASVIQEIVNRPSWAAGNSLVIIITGNGERGAESFDGVPSAAPLLIVEYAEGGPPGNTPPTVDAGLPQTITLPATASLDGTVTDDGLPDPPGSVTTSWSELSGPGTVSFSDSSAVDTTASFSEAGTYVLRLTADDGALSAFADVTVTVEPEPVINEPPSVSAGVPQTITLPATASLDGTVTDDGLPDPPGSVTTSWSELSGPGTVSF
- a CDS encoding carbon starvation protein A, with the protein product MSAAWVAVLGLAAIGLGYRYYSRFIAERVYQLDPDYQTPSRAMEDGLDYVPTHRIVLWGHHFTAVAGAAPIIGPGIAVIWGWVPAFLWVVLGTIFFAGVHDFGAIWASVRNRARSIGALTGDVVGERARNLFMVVIFLLLLMVNAVFAVAIADALRATPSSVIPAWSAVAVALVLGILIYRLRVNILWPTVVGTVILYVVIYVGELVPVTLPESFLGFGPEPQWILILFAYAAIASLLPVWLLLQPRDYINGIQLFIGLGLLYGAVLVARPAIVAPAFNFETPAGTPPIAPLLFVTIACGAVSGFHGLVGSGTTSKQLNNETDARFVGYLGSSGEGALALMAIIAATAGFVSAEDWHSVYHEFGNGGIDAFVTGGSLIVSNGTGLPRPFAATLLTVMAVLFAGTTMDAGVRLQRYIVQEWGTIFDIGPLRNGYVATVVAVTSCLALAFGAGGAEGTGGMILWPLFGTTNQILAGLTLLVISVILVKLGRRSRYTLVPMIFVTSMAFLSALYQLWDLYLRGNYFLVAVDILIILATIWVMLEAAAALAKQRRARAVGAPAGGS